The following proteins are co-located in the Anomalospiza imberbis isolate Cuckoo-Finch-1a 21T00152 chromosome 1, ASM3175350v1, whole genome shotgun sequence genome:
- the ATXN1 gene encoding ataxin-1, with protein MKSNQERSNECLPPKKREIPATSLPSEVKPVLPNENHRADNLAWLPSTPSGQGCLGGRHRPGGTSSVEAGLQQGLHKSLSAGMDYSPPSAPRSVPASTTLPTVYSPALSQSGTPVSPVQYTHLQHTFQFVGPQYSGSYTGFIPSQLISPTANSATGAVAAATAVATTPSQRSQLEAYSTLLASMSGLSQQGHKVEPHLVRTPGLIAAGSPPPTQQNQYVHISSSSQSTVRNVSPPTIPVPLHPHQTVIPHTLTLGPSSQVVVQYTDSGGHFVTRDPPKKPESSRLQAMQAKEVLNGEIEKSRRYGISPSADIGLVKAGNKPGPHHYETRHVVVHSNPADYGVRDSSGVRASVMVVPNSSTPTADMEVQQAANRETSPSALNDKGSLHLGKPTHRSYALSPQQALGHEGVKAVATLSPHTVIQTTHSASEQLPVGLPATAFYTGTQPPVIGYLSGQQPAIGYPSSLPQHLVIPGTQSLLIPVGSADVEPSGVTPAIVTSSPQFAAVPHTFVTTAVPKNENFSAEPLTTQPAYQATMVQAQIHLPVVQSIASPAAAPPTLPPYFMKGSIIQLANGELKKVEDLKTEDFIQSAEISNDLKIDSSTVERIEDSHSPGIAVIQFAVGEHRAQVSVEVLVEYPFFVFGQGWSSCCPERTNQLFDLPCSKLSVGDVCISLTLKNLKNGSIKKGQPMDSASILLKHSKNDSLAGSRHRYAEQENGINQGSAQMLAENGELKFPDKIGLPAAPLLTKTEPSKPPATRKRRWSAPETRKLEKSEEEPPLTLPKPSFIPQEVKICIEGRSNVGK; from the exons ATGAAATCCAACCAAGAGCGGAGCAATGAATGCCTGCCACCTAAGAAGCGAGAAATCCCTGCCACCAGCCTGCCTTCGGAGGTGAAGCCGGTCCTGCCAAACGAAAACCACCGTGCAGATAACCTGGCATGGCTCCCCAGCACACCCAGtggccagggctgcctggggggccggcaccggcccgGGGGCACCTCCTCGGTGGAGGCAGGCTTGCAGCAGGGTTTGCACAAGTCACTGTCTGCGGGGATGGACTATTCCCCGCCAAGTGCGCCCAGGTCCGTTCCAGCCTCTACCACTCTTCCCACGGTGTATTCGCCCGCCCTCTCCCAGTCAGGGACCCCCGTTTCCCCCGTGCAGTACACTCACCTGCAGCACACCTTCCAGTTTGTCGGGCCCCAGTACAGTGGATCGTACACCGGTTTCATCCCCTCACAGCTGATTTCCCCAACAGCCAACTCTGCGACCGGCGCCGTGGCAGCTGCCACAGCCGTTGCAACCACTCCATCCCAGCGCTCCCAGCTGGAGGCTTATTCCACTTTGCTGGCCAGCATGAGCGGCTTAAGCCAGCAGGGGCACAAAGTTGAGCCACACCTGGTCAGGACGCCAGGACTGATCGCTGCTGGGTCTCCTCCACCCACCCAGCAGAACCAGTACGTCCACATTTCCAGCTCTTCTCAGAGCACTGTCAGAAATGTCTCTCCTCCAACCATCCCAGTCCCCCTGCACCCACATCAGACAGTGATCCCGCACACCCTCACCCTTGGCCCTTCCTCCCAAGTGGTGGTGCAGTACACTGACTCGGGGGGCCACTTTGTCACCAGGGATCCCCCCAAGAAACCCGAGAGCAGCCGGCTGCAGGCGATGCAGGCCAAGGAGGTACTGAATGGCGAGATAGAGAAGAGCCGGAGGTATGGCATTTCACCTTCTGCCGACATAGGTCTAGTCAAAGCAGGCAATAAACCAGGTCCCCATCATTATGAGACCAGGCACGTGGTGGTCCACTCGAACCCCGCCGACTACGGTGTGCGGGATTCCTCAGGTGTCCGAGCCTCTGTCATGGTGGTCCCCAACAGCAGCACGCCCACGGCAGACATGGAGGTGCAGCAGGCCGCCAACCGTGAGACCTCTCCTTCAGCCCTCAACGACAAGGGAAGTTTGCACTTAGGAAAGCCAACCCACCGGTCCTATGCCTTGTCTCCGCAACAGGCTCTGGGCCACGAGGGGGTGAAGGCGGTGGCCACGCTGTCCCCTCACACTGTCATTCAGACCACCCACAGCGCCTCCGAGCAACTCCCTGTGGGGCTGCCGGCGACAGCTTTCTACACTGGGACCCAGCCGCCGGTGATTGGCTACCTGAGCGGCCAGCAGCCAGCCATCGGCTACCCCAGCAGCCTGCCACAGCACCTGGTGATCCCGGGCACCCAGTCCCTGCTGATACCGGTCGGCAGCGCGGATGTCGAGCCGTCGGGAGTCACGCCTGCGATCGTCACATCGTCTCCTCAGTTTGCAGCAGTGCCTCACACGTTCGTCACCACCGCCGTCCCCAAGAATGAGAACTTCAGTGCAGAGCCCCTCACCACCCAGCCTGCCTACCAGGCCACCATGGTGCAGGCGCAGATCCACCTGCCCGTGGTGCAGTCCATTGCCTCCCCTGCCGCTGCACCCCCCACGCTGCCCCCTTACTTCATGAAGGGGTCGATCATCCAGCTGGCCAACGGGGAGCTGAAGAAAGTAGAGGACTTGAAAACAGAAGACTTCATACAGAGCGCGGAAATTAGCAACGACCTGAAAATAGACTCCAGCACTGTGGAGAGGATCGAAGACAGCCATAGCCCAGGCATCGCCGTCATACAGTTTGCGGTGGGGGAGCATCGAGCACAG GTCAGCGTGGAAGTCTTGGTAGAATACCCTTTTTTTGTATTTGGACAAGGCTGGTCatcctgctgccctgaaagAACCAACCAGCTCTTTGATTTGCCATGCTCCAAACTCTCAGTGGGGGACGTCTGCATATCGCTCACACTCAAGAACCTGAAGAACGGCTCTATTAAAAAGGGCCAGCCCATGGACTCAGCTAGTATCTTGCTGAAGCATTCAAAGAATGACAGTCTAGCTGGAAGTAGACACAGGTATGCGGAGCAGGAAAATGGGATTAATCAGGGAAGCGCACAGATGTTAGCTGAGAATGGTGAACTGAAGTTTCCGGACAAAATAGGATTGCCTGCAGCACCTTTGCTCACCAAAACAGAACCCAGCAAGCCCCCAGCAACAAGGAAGAGGAGGTGGTCAGCCCCCGAAACACGAAAACTAGAGAAGTCAGAAGAGGAGCCACCTTTGACTCTTCCCAAGCCTTCTTTTATTCCTCAGGAGGTTAAGATTTGCATTGAAGGTCGATCCAATGTAGGAAAGTAA